The genomic region CTGTTCTGGAATTCCCTCGCCGTCACAGGGCAGTACGTCCTCATGAATATCGCGCTCCAGACGGCTTTGGCCCTCGGTCTGGCCCTTCTGATGGACCGCGTGGCCAAGTCCACTTTGGTCCGGGGTGCCCTGCTCCTGCCCTACCTGATGTCGAACGTCATCGCGGCACTGCTCTGGTTCTGGATGCTTGACTACCAGATCGGCATCGTGAACCAGTTCATCGAATGGGCAGGCCTCCCCCGCGTCGCCTTCTTCGGCAGCGAGGAGTGGGCAATTCCCACCCAGGCCGTGATCAACACGTGGCGGCACATGGGCTACACCGCCCTGCTGATCTTCGCCGGCCTCCAGGCCATCCCGCAGCACCTCTACGAAGTGGCCAAACTGGATGGCGCATCACCGTTCCAGACCTTCCGCAAGATCACCATGCCGCTGCTTCGCCCGGTCCTGGTGCTGGTGCTGGTCGTCACCGTGATCGGTTCCTTCCAGGTCTTCGACACCGTGGCAGTGACCACCCAGGGCGGACCGGTCAATGCCACCCGCGTCATCCAGTACTACATCTACCAGCGCGCCTTCACCGAGTCGGACTTCGGCTACGGATCCGCCATCGCCGTCATCCTCTTCCTCATCCTCGCCCTCGTTGCCTTCATCCAAATGAAGTTCCTCCGGGGCAACGAGTCGGACCTGGACTAAGGAGTCCCGCATGACCACCACCTCCAGCGCATCGACGCCGGCAACCGCCCGCCGTCGTACTTTCAACGCCCGCCGCGCGGGCGCCTGGGCCCTGCTGGCGCTTGCCATCGCCGTCTCCGTGCTCCCGTTCCTCTGGGTGTTCCGCACCGCGCTCTCCACCAACGGAGCGCTGGCCACCCAGTCGGCCAGCCTCCTTCCGGCAGACTTCACCGTAGGCGCCTTCATGCGCGTCTTCGGGCTGCAGAGCCCGGCCGACGCCGTCGCGGAGGGCGGCTCCGGTGCCGCCATCGACTTCTGGCTGTACCTGCGCAACTCAATCGTTTTCTCCTCCGTCACCACCGCCGGGGCTGTGTTCTTCAGCGCGATGGCCGCCTACGCCTTTGCCCGGCTGCGCTGGAAGGGCCGGAACGCGGTATTCAGCCTGTTCCTGGGCACCATGCTGGTCCCGCCGATCTTCACGGCCCTGCCCAACTTCCTCCTCATCAAGAACCTGGACCTGCTCAACACGATGCTCGGGATGGTCCTGCCGTACGTCTTCATGACTCCGTTCGCAATCTTCTTCCTCCGGCAGTTCTTTCTGAACATGTCCCGTGAAGTTGAGGAGGCAGCCATGCTCGACGGCGCCAAGCACCTGCGCATCTTCTTTCAGATCGTTCTCCCCAACGCCGCAGCACCCATCGCCACCCTTGCGCTGCTGACCTTCATCGGCCAGTGGAACGAATACTTCTGGCCCCTGCTGGTCGGGTCCCAGGACGATGTACGCGTCCTCCAAGTGGGACTCGGGGTCTTCAAGTCGCAGTCCCCGCAGGGCGCACCGGACTGGTCCGGCCTCATGGCCGCCACCCTTGTCTCGGCGCTGCCCGTCCTGGTCCTCTTCGCCGCCTTCGGCAAGAAGATCGTCAACTCCATCGGATTCTCCGGAATCAAATAAGAACCCCATTCCTACACCCCCAACCCCACCTGCATCCGAAAGGTCCATCATGAAACGAACCCTCGGCGCCATCGCCGCCGCCGCCACGATCGCACTGTCCCTCTCCGCCTGCGGCGGCGGAAATTCATCCGCCGAGGCCAAGGGCGAGATCAGCTACTGGCTCTGGGACGCCAACCAGCTTCCCGCGTACCAGCAGTGCGCTGACGACTTCCACAAGGCCAACCCGGACATCTCCGTCAAGATCACCCAGCGCGGGTGGGACGACTACTGGAGCACCCTCACCAACGGGTTTGTCGGCGGCACGGCCCCCGACGTCTTCACCGACCACCTCGGACGCTACGGCGAACTCGCCAAGAACAAGCAACTGCTGCCCCTTGACGACGCCGTGGCCAAGGACAAGCTGAACCTGTCCGCCTACAACGAGGGCCTCGCGGACCTCTGGGTAGGCCAGGACGGCAAGCGCTACGGCCTGCCGAAGGACTGGGACACCATCGGTCTCTTCTACAACAAGGCCATGCTCACAAAGGCCGGCATCTCCGAGGACCAGATGAAGAACCTCACCTGGAACCCGCAGGACGGCGGAACCTACGAAAAAGTCATCGCCCACCTGACCGTCGACAAGAACGGCAAGCGCGGGGACGAAGCCGGCTTCGACAAGAACAACGTGGCCGTCTACGGCCTCGGCCTCAACGGCGGCGGCGACTCCTCAGGCCAAACGGAGTGGAGCTACTTCACCAACACCACCGGCTGGTCCCACACGGACAAGAATCCGTGGGGCACGCACTACAACTACGACGACCCCAAGTTCCAGTCCTCCATCGACTGGTTCGCC from Arthrobacter globiformis harbors:
- a CDS encoding carbohydrate ABC transporter permease, translating into MTTLTKNHPARSDQRLARPGRIRRGGLRRYGDLKIALFFIAPAMIGFILFYVVPTIRGIYLSFTEYNILGDPEWVGLDNYAAIAKDPLFWNSLAVTGQYVLMNIALQTALALGLALLMDRVAKSTLVRGALLLPYLMSNVIAALLWFWMLDYQIGIVNQFIEWAGLPRVAFFGSEEWAIPTQAVINTWRHMGYTALLIFAGLQAIPQHLYEVAKLDGASPFQTFRKITMPLLRPVLVLVLVVTVIGSFQVFDTVAVTTQGGPVNATRVIQYYIYQRAFTESDFGYGSAIAVILFLILALVAFIQMKFLRGNESDLD
- a CDS encoding ABC transporter substrate-binding protein, whose translation is MKRTLGAIAAAATIALSLSACGGGNSSAEAKGEISYWLWDANQLPAYQQCADDFHKANPDISVKITQRGWDDYWSTLTNGFVGGTAPDVFTDHLGRYGELAKNKQLLPLDDAVAKDKLNLSAYNEGLADLWVGQDGKRYGLPKDWDTIGLFYNKAMLTKAGISEDQMKNLTWNPQDGGTYEKVIAHLTVDKNGKRGDEAGFDKNNVAVYGLGLNGGGDSSGQTEWSYFTNTTGWSHTDKNPWGTHYNYDDPKFQSSIDWFAGLAKKGYMPKLESTVGAAMADTFAAGKSAINAHGSWMIGQYTGYKGIEVGIAPTPVGPEGKRASMFNGLADSIWAGTKKKDAAIKWVEYLASADCQDVVASKAVVFPALKASSDKAAAAFKAKGVDVTAFTEHVKNKTTFLYPITDNTAKVKGIMEPAMDAVVSGKQPASSLTDANNQVNSLFK
- a CDS encoding carbohydrate ABC transporter permease; translated protein: MTTTSSASTPATARRRTFNARRAGAWALLALAIAVSVLPFLWVFRTALSTNGALATQSASLLPADFTVGAFMRVFGLQSPADAVAEGGSGAAIDFWLYLRNSIVFSSVTTAGAVFFSAMAAYAFARLRWKGRNAVFSLFLGTMLVPPIFTALPNFLLIKNLDLLNTMLGMVLPYVFMTPFAIFFLRQFFLNMSREVEEAAMLDGAKHLRIFFQIVLPNAAAPIATLALLTFIGQWNEYFWPLLVGSQDDVRVLQVGLGVFKSQSPQGAPDWSGLMAATLVSALPVLVLFAAFGKKIVNSIGFSGIK